In Variovorax paradoxus, a single genomic region encodes these proteins:
- a CDS encoding MFS transporter, translated as MSSLNPLAASLPPDATGPAAQETTRKAPSSAWYALAVLVIATVLGSIDKVILTLLTEPMRITLSLSDTQLGLLQGAGIVLFTGIATLPLGWLSDRYDRRVVLAACVLLWSAATAMRGTAMDYGVLFIASIGLGVGEAGLTPITNSMIPDLFPRAQRVLANAVFALSAIFGSALGALLGGTVVHLTDDLRHWLPASMQHLEAWRLTFFVMASAGIPVALLVLSIRKTRRGGAQPVSPAAGTTPDAALPAPLQADADDAHSTVSFREHLRMHWRTFAGLVIGAGLASIGMSSIGTWLPIMAARQYGITPAQMGQGMGVAFLCGTVIGGLLGVAAMRYVQPRMGPAAALRIIMLGNLTAALLSSLLLFTRSATDAFTLLALLVVPLISGAVLLPNVLQDAAPPHLRARTIALLSVAGLPFGVLGPLVVGMLSDALKSVPNGLAVSIVATTLIGGVMGAMVLRATEGPFVRLMRAARPT; from the coding sequence ATGTCGAGCCTCAATCCGCTGGCGGCCTCGTTGCCGCCGGACGCGACGGGCCCCGCAGCACAAGAGACGACAAGAAAAGCACCGTCCAGCGCCTGGTACGCGCTGGCGGTGCTGGTCATCGCGACGGTGCTGGGCTCGATCGACAAGGTCATCCTCACGCTGCTGACGGAGCCGATGCGCATCACGCTGTCGCTCTCCGACACGCAGCTGGGGCTGCTGCAGGGCGCGGGCATCGTGCTGTTCACCGGCATCGCCACGCTGCCCCTGGGCTGGCTCAGCGACCGCTACGACAGGCGCGTGGTGCTGGCCGCCTGCGTGCTGCTGTGGAGCGCCGCCACGGCCATGCGCGGCACCGCCATGGACTACGGCGTGCTGTTCATCGCCTCCATCGGCCTGGGTGTCGGCGAAGCCGGCCTCACGCCCATCACCAACAGCATGATCCCCGACCTGTTCCCGCGCGCGCAGCGGGTTCTGGCCAACGCGGTGTTCGCGCTGTCGGCCATCTTCGGCAGCGCGCTGGGCGCCCTGCTGGGCGGCACCGTGGTGCACCTGACGGACGATCTGCGCCACTGGCTGCCCGCCTCGATGCAGCACCTGGAAGCATGGCGGCTGACCTTCTTCGTGATGGCCAGCGCGGGCATTCCGGTGGCGCTGCTGGTGCTGTCGATCCGCAAGACCCGGCGCGGGGGCGCGCAACCTGTTTCTCCGGCGGCCGGCACCACGCCCGACGCCGCGCTGCCCGCCCCTCTTCAAGCCGATGCGGACGATGCGCACAGCACCGTCAGCTTCCGCGAGCACCTGCGCATGCACTGGCGCACCTTCGCGGGCCTGGTGATCGGCGCGGGCCTGGCGAGCATCGGCATGAGCTCGATCGGCACCTGGCTGCCGATCATGGCGGCGCGCCAGTACGGCATCACGCCGGCGCAGATGGGGCAAGGCATGGGGGTCGCCTTTCTCTGCGGCACGGTGATCGGCGGCCTGCTGGGCGTGGCGGCGATGCGCTACGTGCAGCCCCGCATGGGGCCGGCCGCCGCGCTGCGCATCATCATGCTGGGCAACCTCACGGCCGCGCTGTTGTCGTCGCTGCTGCTCTTCACGCGCTCGGCGACCGATGCATTCACGTTGCTGGCCCTGCTGGTCGTGCCGCTCATCAGCGGCGCGGTGCTGCTGCCCAACGTGCTGCAGGACGCGGCGCCGCCGCACCTGCGCGCCCGCACCATCGCGCTGCTCTCCGTGGCCGGCCTGCCGTTCGGCGTGCTGGGCCCGCTGGTGGTCGGCATGTTGTCGGACGCCCTCAAGTCCGTGCCCAACGGACTGGCCGTGTCCATCGTCGCCACGACGCTGATCGGCGGCGTCATGGGCGCCATGGTGTTGCGCGCCACCGAAGGCCCCTTCGTGCGGCTGATGCGCGCGGCGCGGCCCACCTGA
- a CDS encoding alanine racemase, protein MTPLAHTALGELTTPALLLDSTVLERNCDAMAQRAARHGVALRPHLKTSKSAEVARLATRGHSGAITVSTVAEADYFARYGFLDLTYAVGISAGKIDALHRVQRMHNARITLLADCVEAVRAAAARARAVGASFSLLIEVDTGGGRGGIAPDDEKALIAVAAEVQRSESLTLAGVLTHAGHSYHAEGLDSIRAIAEAERAGAVRAAECLRAAGFVVDVVSVGATPTAVCAERLDGVTEMRPGVYTFFDLDQAARGICGIEDIALSVLATVIGHNPRSRRVLIDAGALALSKDASAAEFRDGLGFGLVCRADGTTPLPGLRVAELHQEHGLVAIEGDGDDDLRAMFEALPIGSRVRILPHHACMTAAPYDRYHVVRGTGASVHAVWGKALGWRAA, encoded by the coding sequence GTGACGCCGCTCGCACACACGGCGCTCGGCGAGCTGACCACGCCGGCGCTGCTGCTCGACAGCACGGTCCTCGAACGCAACTGCGATGCGATGGCGCAGCGCGCTGCACGCCACGGCGTGGCGCTGCGCCCGCACCTGAAGACTTCCAAGTCGGCCGAGGTGGCGCGCCTGGCCACCCGCGGCCACAGCGGCGCGATCACCGTGTCCACCGTGGCCGAGGCCGACTACTTCGCGCGCTACGGCTTCCTGGACCTGACCTACGCGGTGGGCATCAGCGCCGGCAAGATCGATGCGCTGCATCGCGTGCAGCGCATGCACAACGCCCGCATCACCCTGCTTGCGGATTGCGTCGAAGCGGTGCGGGCGGCGGCCGCGCGTGCGCGCGCCGTCGGCGCGAGCTTCAGCCTGCTGATCGAGGTCGACACCGGCGGCGGCCGCGGCGGCATCGCGCCCGACGATGAGAAAGCACTGATCGCCGTCGCCGCCGAAGTGCAGCGCAGCGAATCGCTGACGCTGGCCGGCGTGCTCACCCACGCCGGCCACAGCTACCACGCGGAGGGGCTGGATTCGATCCGCGCCATTGCGGAAGCCGAGCGCGCCGGCGCGGTGCGTGCCGCCGAGTGCCTGCGCGCGGCGGGCTTCGTGGTGGATGTGGTCAGCGTGGGCGCCACGCCGACCGCCGTGTGCGCCGAGCGGCTGGACGGCGTCACCGAAATGCGCCCCGGCGTCTACACCTTCTTCGATCTCGACCAGGCCGCGCGCGGCATCTGCGGCATCGAGGACATCGCGCTGTCGGTGCTGGCCACCGTGATCGGCCACAACCCGCGTTCGCGCCGCGTGCTCATCGACGCCGGCGCGCTCGCGCTGTCGAAGGACGCATCGGCGGCCGAGTTCCGCGACGGCCTGGGCTTCGGCCTGGTGTGCCGCGCGGACGGCACCACGCCGCTGCCCGGACTGCGCGTGGCCGAGCTGCACCAGGAGCACGGCCTCGTCGCCATCGAAGGCGATGGCGACGACGACCTGCGGGCCATGTTCGAAGCGCTGCCCATCGGCAGCCGCGTGCGCATTCTTCCGCACCACGCCTGCATGACCGCGGCGCCCTACGACCGCTACCACGTGGTGCGCGGCACCGGCGCGAGCGTGCATGCCGTATGGGGCAAGGCCCTTGGCTGGCGCGCAGCCTGA
- a CDS encoding MotA/TolQ/ExbB proton channel family protein gives MMKTFFAKLMAAAAPLALALSLTAAPNAAHAQATPESAPATATAADPSAAGATAPAPTAPAAVPAAAATKVDNPYGIGALWAQSDLVAKVVLAILAIMSMGSWYVIVTKLLEQMRMGRQAKEVDNEFWNERTVQAGTAKLAEGSPFRFIADAGVHATRKHDGLRGKVDFADFVDLCIHRATERVQRRLSNGMSLLATVGSTAPFVGLFGTVWGIYHALTAIGIAGQASIDKVAGPVGESLIMTAIGLAVAVPAVLGYNWLLRRNISVMDDVREFSGELHSVILAGSAPA, from the coding sequence ATGATGAAGACCTTTTTCGCGAAGCTGATGGCCGCGGCCGCTCCGCTCGCCCTGGCGCTTTCCCTGACCGCCGCGCCCAACGCCGCCCATGCCCAGGCCACGCCGGAATCCGCGCCCGCCACCGCGACGGCGGCGGACCCTTCGGCTGCCGGTGCCACGGCTCCCGCACCCACAGCGCCGGCCGCGGTGCCGGCAGCCGCCGCGACCAAGGTCGACAACCCCTACGGCATCGGCGCGCTCTGGGCGCAGAGCGACCTGGTGGCCAAGGTCGTGCTGGCCATCCTCGCGATCATGTCGATGGGCAGCTGGTACGTGATCGTCACCAAGCTGCTCGAGCAGATGCGCATGGGCCGGCAGGCGAAGGAAGTCGACAACGAGTTCTGGAACGAACGGACCGTGCAGGCCGGCACCGCCAAGCTCGCCGAAGGCAGCCCCTTCCGCTTCATCGCCGATGCGGGCGTGCACGCCACGCGCAAGCATGACGGCCTGCGCGGCAAGGTCGACTTCGCGGACTTCGTGGACCTGTGCATCCATCGCGCCACCGAACGCGTGCAGCGGCGCCTGAGCAACGGCATGTCGCTGCTGGCCACCGTGGGTTCCACCGCTCCTTTCGTCGGCCTGTTCGGCACCGTCTGGGGCATCTACCACGCGCTCACCGCCATCGGCATCGCCGGGCAGGCATCGATCGACAAGGTGGCCGGCCCGGTGGGCGAATCGCTCATCATGACCGCCATCGGCCTGGCCGTGGCCGTGCCCGCAGTGCTGGGCTACAACTGGCTCCTGCGCCGCAACATCTCGGTGATGGACGACGTGCGCGAATTCAGCGGCGAGCTGCATTCGGTGATCCTGGCCGGCAGCGCCCCGGCCTGA
- a CDS encoding serine hydrolase domain-containing protein, protein MSQQPSPPLPDTRPSPAAAEAAALAAIDALVTPFNRSDAPGMVMGIARNGRLLYRRAVGMASLEMGVANTPTTRMRIASTSKHFTAMSILLLAEDGLLDVDDAVQKHLPEMPQLSANGPTLRHLLTHTSGWRGHDELWAIAHGLTFTPPGPGLPAMARQSELNFEPGTHMVYSNGGYFLLAKIVERVSGQSFDDFLKARLFGPLGMPDTASVVTDLDVVPGLAGLYIPSPRGGWQRGLYPCELDGGGSLVSTVDDMLRWLAHMRSSEKTVGSAKSWALLSEPTTLSSGSKVTYGFGLARHPYRGVEIVHHAGAVLGAQSQMLSVPSHGLDIIVMVNGAAIAPSPLALKVVELLLGDALQPPEVRPQASAFPALVGQNYHAPSTGSVMGFSDVAGRLCMSWQAGEAKPMHQGEGKLWLGLQDLPVNDLMLDASDIDPQRAPDTLVLHEGGQPCRFERMSETAPDVASLAEALCGDYTSPDLDATAQMALAGGTLLLTVRGRHGQHACAVTPLSADLMTLVSTDPVLSQMGKSVLNVERKEGRVVGLRLSTLRTRNIHLVRQEPRA, encoded by the coding sequence ATGTCACAACAACCCTCGCCTCCCCTGCCTGACACCAGACCCTCGCCCGCCGCCGCGGAAGCGGCCGCGCTGGCCGCCATCGACGCGTTGGTGACGCCCTTCAACCGCAGCGACGCACCCGGCATGGTGATGGGCATCGCGCGCAACGGCCGCCTGCTGTACCGCCGCGCCGTCGGCATGGCCAGCCTGGAAATGGGCGTGGCCAACACGCCGACCACGCGCATGCGCATCGCCTCCACCAGCAAGCACTTCACGGCAATGTCCATCCTGCTGCTGGCGGAAGACGGCCTGCTCGACGTGGACGACGCGGTGCAGAAGCACCTGCCCGAGATGCCACAACTGAGCGCCAACGGCCCCACGCTGCGTCACCTGCTGACCCACACGAGCGGCTGGCGCGGCCATGACGAACTGTGGGCCATCGCGCACGGCCTCACGTTCACGCCGCCCGGCCCGGGGCTGCCCGCGATGGCGCGCCAGAGCGAGCTGAACTTCGAGCCCGGCACGCACATGGTCTACAGCAACGGCGGCTACTTCCTGCTGGCGAAGATCGTCGAGCGCGTGAGCGGACAGAGCTTCGACGACTTCCTGAAGGCGCGCCTGTTCGGGCCGCTGGGCATGCCCGACACCGCGTCGGTCGTGACCGATCTCGACGTGGTTCCCGGCCTGGCCGGCCTCTACATTCCGTCGCCGCGCGGCGGATGGCAGCGCGGCCTGTACCCGTGCGAACTCGACGGCGGCGGCTCGCTGGTCTCGACGGTGGACGACATGCTGCGCTGGCTCGCGCACATGCGCAGCAGCGAGAAGACCGTGGGCAGCGCAAAGAGCTGGGCCCTGCTGTCCGAACCCACCACGCTGTCTTCGGGCTCCAAGGTGACCTACGGCTTCGGGCTGGCGCGCCACCCCTACCGCGGGGTCGAGATCGTCCATCACGCGGGTGCGGTGCTCGGCGCCCAGTCGCAGATGCTCAGCGTGCCCAGCCACGGGCTGGACATCATCGTCATGGTGAACGGCGCCGCGATAGCCCCGTCGCCGCTGGCGCTCAAGGTGGTCGAGCTGCTGCTGGGCGACGCGCTCCAGCCGCCTGAAGTACGGCCACAGGCCAGTGCCTTCCCCGCGCTGGTCGGCCAGAACTACCACGCGCCGTCCACCGGCAGCGTGATGGGCTTTTCCGACGTTGCGGGCCGGCTGTGCATGTCGTGGCAGGCCGGCGAGGCGAAGCCGATGCACCAGGGCGAAGGCAAGCTGTGGCTCGGCCTGCAGGACCTGCCGGTCAACGACCTCATGCTGGATGCCAGCGACATCGATCCGCAGCGCGCGCCCGACACGCTGGTGCTGCACGAAGGCGGCCAGCCGTGCCGCTTCGAGCGCATGAGCGAGACGGCGCCCGATGTGGCCTCGCTGGCCGAAGCGCTGTGCGGCGACTACACCAGCCCCGACCTCGACGCCACCGCGCAGATGGCGCTGGCGGGCGGCACGCTGCTGCTCACGGTGCGGGGCCGCCACGGCCAGCATGCCTGCGCGGTGACGCCCCTTTCGGCCGACTTGATGACGCTGGTCTCGACCGACCCGGTGCTGAGCCAGATGGGCAAGTCGGTCCTCAACGTGGAGCGCAAGGAGGGCCGCGTCGTGGGACTGCGGCTGAGCACCCTGCGCACCCGAAACATCCACCTTGTACGCCAGGAGCCACGCGCATGA